The genomic window AAATACTATTGAAAATTTAGAAGTTTCAGAGGATGGAAATGTGAAAATAGTATTTAGACCTACTACTCCTTTCTGTCCTTTGGGTATGCAACTTGCCCTTTCTATAAAGAAGTCTATAAAGGAGCTTGAAGGGGTAAAGAATGTAGATGTTGAGGTTGTGGACTATATATTTGCAGATCAGACAAATGAGCTATTAAAGACTGTTTAATTAATAACCTCTGAGGGATGGATAGACCTCTTTGGCTATCCATTCCTCAAATAATCTTTTTCTATTTATCTCCTCAATAAATATGGATGGTTTGGAAAATGAAGAAAAAGATTTGTTTGAACGAGTAAGTAGGGTCGTTACATAAAGCTCCCTTTTTGCCCTGGTTATAGCTACATAGAACAATCTTCTTTCCTCTTCAAGATTCTTATCCATACTTTTATGGCTTGGAAACTCACCATTTATTAACCTCATTATAAATACAACTTCCCATTCTAAACCTTTTGCCTGATGAATAGTAGATAATACCAAAACATCATTTTCTTCCTTGTCTTCAAAGATCTTTTCTCCTCCATAGGTGTATAAGGATAAATCACTTAGAAATTTTTCTAACTCATCATATCTTTCTGCAAGGATTATTAGTTGTTCCACATCTTTGGAGCGTTCATAGTAATCCTCATAGTGTCTTCTTAAATAATCTGCATAATAATTCTTATAGAAATAGTTAAGTACTTCGGATATATTCCTTTCCCATTGAAGTTTTTTAATACCATCCCATATATTCTTAATATCTCTTATACCATCTAAGGCTCGGGCAGTGAGAGAGATAGTAAATATTCTTTCAAAATTTCTGCTTTCTGCAATTATTTCCGAAAGCTTTTTGCTGTAAGCTCTACCAATGCCTGAGAAAAGTCTAAAAAATCTCTGGGAAGATATCTGATCCAAAGGATTATATAGTACCTTTAATAAGGAAAGCATGTCTTTTATATGGGCTTGCTCAAAAAATCTTAGTCCTCCCCTTACCTCAAAGGGAATCCCTCTCCTTGTAAGCTCCATTTGTAATACCATTGATTGATAGTTGGATCTGAAAAGTACTCCAATCTCTCTATAAGGGATGCCCTCTTTATGTAGTTCTTTTATAAGCTCTGCTATAAAACTGGCTTCCTCATTCTCATCCATAGCCCAAACAAGCTTTGGTTTTGGTCCTGATCTTGCTAAAGCTTTTATTTCTTTGTAGTACTGTATTTTATTGTTTTTAATTACCTCATTGGCTAATTCCGCTATCTCAGGAGTGCTTCTATAGTTATCCATTAGATAAAAAATCTTTGTATTTTCAAAAACCTTAGGAAAATTGATCATATTTTCAATGGTTGCTCCGCGAAAAGAGTATATACTCTGGGCATCATCTCCTACTACCAATATATTCTTATTGTTTATCCTTAAAAGCCTTATAATTTCGCCCTGAAGCCAATTGGTGTCTTGATATTCATCTACTAAAATATATTGAAATTGGTCATCTAATATTCTTCTTATATTTTCTCTCTCCAAAAGTAATTTATACCATAGAAAGAGTAAATCATCATAATCTAACACATTGAGATTATGTTTTAATGCGTCGTATCTTTCTTTTACCTTTAAAACTATATCGATAGGAATATGAGGTGCTTTTTCCATTAGAGCTTCTTCCCAGTTTTTTCCAGTATTTATCTTATAGCTTATAACATCTTGGATAATCTCACTACTTATAGGCTCTTCTGTAGTTTCCTCTAAAATATCTATTATTAAATCCTTACTATCTTCTCTATCCAGTATATTGTAATTATCCCTATAACCTAATTCTTTAATATATCTTCTCAATATACGGTTTCCTACATGGTGAAATGTGCCTCCTAATACATCCACTTTATTTTGTAAAAGATTCATTACCCTATTTAACATTTCTTTGGCGGAGTGGTTTGTAAAGGTTAAAAGAAGGATATTGTATGGAGATACCCCTTTATATATAAGGTAGGCAACCCTATATACAATGGTCCTTGTCTTTCCTGAGCCAGGTCCTGCAAGGACTAAGCAGGGACCATCTCCCTCTAAAACTACTCTTTCCTGTTCTCTATTTAATTCTCTTTTTATTCTTTCTAAAAAATTCCTTTCAATTTTCATAATTTAGATTATACTATATAAAAATTAAAGAGAGGAGGGAGCCAATTATGACCTATGTAAAGCTTTTAGCGGATTCTTTGACTCTCTCTCGATTCCTTATTGGAATTTGGATTGCCTTTTTAGGGTTATCTCAAGGAAGTAAAGGGCTTTTTTCCGCTATACTTTGGCTTTTAATTGCCTGGTTAACTGATATTTTGGATGGACATTTGGCAAGAAAATCCCAAGTAAATTATCAAACGTGGATAGGAGAACATGACTTATATGCGGATATGACTGTTTCTTTTGGAGTTCTTCTCTATTTGACTTTCAGTAAATTTATATCTTTATTCTTTACTATTATCTTTTTATTGCTTACCTTCTTAGGACTTTGGTTTTTCCCATCTAATCAGCTTGCTAATGCTTTTCAGGCGGTTCCATATGGATTAATGATCTATACTGCATTTAGAAATCAATTGCGTTATGGCTTAATAATAATTTTATATCTTTTATTACTTATTATTGTAACTTGGCCAAGATTTCCAAAAGAAAAGGTTCCTGAGTTTATTAATGGCATGAAAGATCTGAGAAAGTTTATAAAGAAAAAATAAGTTATTAATTATCTAATGATCTTAGATAGCTTCTAAACTTCTCATACTCTTCTTTTGAAGAGAGGAGATGTTTATTTATCTCTAAGGTTACTTCTTTTATAATTTCCATTAATCTTCTAAAGAGGTACTCATTAACTCCCCCCTTTATATGTTCTTCTGTTATTAAAAGTATTTCTTTTGGGCTTAGAGCTTTTCTATAAGGTCTGTCCTCAGAAAGGGCAGTTAATATATCCGCAATGGCTATTACCTGTGCTTCTTCAGGAATCTCGTCATCTCTTAAATGGAAGGGATATCCATTTCCATCATATCTTTCATGATGGAAGGATGTCCAATCTCTTATATTTTCTAATCCCTTTATATTATCTAAGATCTTATGGGTATTATAGGGATGACTTCTAATAATATACCATTCCTCATTATTTAACGGTGCTTTCTTTTCTAATATTTCTGAGGGGATAGATATTTTACCAATATCATGGAGAAGCCCTGCTATTCTCAGATGTGTGAGCTTTTCTTGAGGATAATTTAGATAATTTCCTATGACTTCGGATATCTTTGATACAGTTTTAGAGTGGATAGAGGTAAATGGACTTTTAAAGTCAATTAATCTTGCTAAAATCTCTGATAATTCTTCAAAATCTCTAATATTCAATTTTTTATCCTCTTTCATAGTTTTCTTAGTTATTATATTGGGAAGATTTTTAGAACTTAAGTCAAACCAGAAGTACTCTTTCTCTGCTAATTCATAGAAGGCTTCTACTAAGTAAGGGACAAACATTTTATTCGAATTTTCCTTTATTTTTTTTAGAATTCTCCCCCTCTGACTTAATATATTTTCATCATCATTTATCAAAACCTCTATTCTATCTGCTAAATGTAAGATATGACTCTCTATTGGTACTTCTTCCCTATTAAATTCTCTCCCTTTTCCAAAATTCCAATTAACACGATGAAATTTGATATATCTTGCAATATTCTCTAAATAGGTGGAATCCTTTAAAAGATAGTATGTTATAAAAGCATGCTTATAGGAATTACCATTTTCTATATCTGATTCAAAGTACTTTAGGAATTTGGTATCTTTATAGGAGATAACACCTAAATCGTGTAAGAGACCACTTAATACTAACTCATAAATCTTCTCCCATGGTAGTCCAAGTAATCTTCCAATACTAAAGGAGATATAAGCTACCCGCTGGGAGTGGAGGGTTAATTCGGGCTTTATAAGGTCCATAGTGCTTGTTATGGAAAATATTATATCAAATAGAGAAATAAAAAGCTCCTTTTCCTCTCCCATAATGGGATTAATATAGAATAAAAATATTTTTTTGTCAAAATAAAATTTTTGATT from Dictyoglomus sp. NZ13-RE01 includes these protein-coding regions:
- a CDS encoding ATP-dependent DNA helicase; protein product: MKIERNFLERIKRELNREQERVVLEGDGPCLVLAGPGSGKTRTIVYRVAYLIYKGVSPYNILLLTFTNHSAKEMLNRVMNLLQNKVDVLGGTFHHVGNRILRRYIKELGYRDNYNILDREDSKDLIIDILEETTEEPISSEIIQDVISYKINTGKNWEEALMEKAPHIPIDIVLKVKERYDALKHNLNVLDYDDLLFLWYKLLLERENIRRILDDQFQYILVDEYQDTNWLQGEIIRLLRINNKNILVVGDDAQSIYSFRGATIENMINFPKVFENTKIFYLMDNYRSTPEIAELANEVIKNNKIQYYKEIKALARSGPKPKLVWAMDENEEASFIAELIKELHKEGIPYREIGVLFRSNYQSMVLQMELTRRGIPFEVRGGLRFFEQAHIKDMLSLLKVLYNPLDQISSQRFFRLFSGIGRAYSKKLSEIIAESRNFERIFTISLTARALDGIRDIKNIWDGIKKLQWERNISEVLNYFYKNYYADYLRRHYEDYYERSKDVEQLIILAERYDELEKFLSDLSLYTYGGEKIFEDKEENDVLVLSTIHQAKGLEWEVVFIMRLINGEFPSHKSMDKNLEEERRLFYVAITRAKRELYVTTLLTRSNKSFSSFSKPSIFIEEINRKRLFEEWIAKEVYPSLRGY
- a CDS encoding phosphohydrolase; this translates as MGEEKELFISLFDIIFSITSTMDLIKPELTLHSQRVAYISFSIGRLLGLPWEKIYELVLSGLLHDLGVISYKDTKFLKYFESDIENGNSYKHAFITYYLLKDSTYLENIARYIKFHRVNWNFGKGREFNREEVPIESHILHLADRIEVLINDDENILSQRGRILKKIKENSNKMFVPYLVEAFYELAEKEYFWFDLSSKNLPNIITKKTMKEDKKLNIRDFEELSEILARLIDFKSPFTSIHSKTVSKISEVIGNYLNYPQEKLTHLRIAGLLHDIGKISIPSEILEKKAPLNNEEWYIIRSHPYNTHKILDNIKGLENIRDWTSFHHERYDGNGYPFHLRDDEIPEEAQVIAIADILTALSEDRPYRKALSPKEILLITEEHIKGGVNEYLFRRLMEIIKEVTLEINKHLLSSKEEYEKFRSYLRSLDN